Below is a window of Fibrobacter sp. UWB11 DNA.
CTAGAACCATTGTTACTTTTCAAGGGTTTCCAAGGTTTGCAGGCTTACCGCGTTGCTCACGTGTTGTGGGAAGAACACAGGCATTTCCCGGCCAAGATGCTCCAAAACATCATCAGCCGCAAGTTCGGCATGGACATCCACCCGGCTGCAAAAATTGGCCACGGACTTTTGGTAGACCACGCAACGAACATTGTTATTGGCGAAACCGCGACCGTCGGCAACAACGTGAGCTTTTTGCATGGTGTGACCTTGGGCGGTACCGGTAACGAAATCGGCGACCGTCACCCGAAAATCGGAAACGGCGTGATGCTCGGAGCCCATGCCCAGTTGCTCGGCAACATCCACATTGGCGATGGCGCTAAGATTGGCGCAGGCGCCGTGGTGCTTTGCGATGTTCCGGCTCACACGACGTATGCAGGCGTGCCAGCTGTTCAGGTAGGCCACCCGCACGACGACATGCCGAGCTTCAACATGCAACAGGACTTCACGCGAGACGTTTAAACGAAAGTAGCGCGAATGAACAAGACTGCAAAAATCAAATTCATTGGCGAAAAGCTGGACGAACTCTTTCCAGATCCCCCTATTCCTTTAAATTACACGAACCCCTTCACGATGCTTGTCGCAGTTGTCCTGAGCGCCCAATGCACAGACATCCGCGTGAACCAGGTGACCGAAGTCCTTTTCAAGCTTGCCGACACGCCTCAAAAAATGCTCAAACTCGGTGTCGACCGCATTGCCGAAATCATCAAGCCCTGCGGATTCTTTAACACCAAGAGCGTAAACATCTACAAACTCTCGCAGGCGCTCGTCAAAAAATTCAAGGGCGAAGTTCCGCACACATTCGAAGAGCTTGAAAGCTTGCCCGGCGTGGGCCACAAGACGGCAAGCGTCATCATGATCCACATTTTCAAGATTCCGGCCTTCCCCGTCGACACGCACATTCACCGCCTTGCAGAACGCTGGGGGTTAAGCGATGGTTCGAGCGTCGAAAAGACCGAAGCAGACCTAAAAAAAGCTTTTCCCAAAGAAGAATGGGAAAAGCGTCATTTGCAAATCATTTATTTTGGTCGTACCTACTGCAAGGCTCGCGGGCATAAAGACGAAGAATGCCCGATTTGCAGTGTTGTCAATAAGCACGGGTAAAATTCTCTAAAAGGCGATTCCGGCACAACGGCCGGAATGACATACAAGGTTAGACAGCACGAACGCTTGCGTTCGTATTGGACAACCGCAGTTGTCAAGCCTCGAAGAGGAATGACATGCAAGGCGAGAGCAGCAAGAATGAGCGAACTCATTCTTATTGCCGAGCCGCAGAGTCATGTGCTTGCACAATGACAACGAAGCCGAGCGATGCAGAAACATGCTTGCATGTTTCTATATCCGAGGCGAACATGTCATGCCTCGAAGAGGAATGACAACGAAGCCGAACGTTACCTTCTACGCGACGGTGGCGGAGGTGGATTATGCGGTCCAGGACGACGTTCTGCTCTGCGTGAATCCCGGTTATCATCCGAACTCGAAGCCTGCGGAGGCGGAGGTGGAACCGGACGCTTGTAATTTGACGGCGGAGGAGGCGGTGCCGAAGTTGTACGCGGTTCCGGTGCAGCCGACTTGTTCAAGCCCTTCCCATCCCTAAAACTATTAGAACGCGGAGGCGGAGGTGCTGCCGGACGTTTATAATTCGGAGGTGGCGGATTATCAAAATGCCTAGGCGCAGGTCTGTCGCGGAGCCTATCATGACGTGGCGGGCGAACAGATTCGTGAAAACGACGATGACGCGGAGGTGGCGCATAGCGGTGCGGATGGCGGTAATGCGGGCGGCGATGCACCCAATCGTAATAGAACGGATCCCAGCCCCAATAAACAAGACCAGCACCAGTCCAAACCCCATTCACATAGCGAATGCGGATATTACCATCCGATACGACATAATAAACGACACGCGGATCGTATTCAGGAACATACACGTATTCTTCGCGGACAGGCTGAATCGAAACATTTTCGTTCACTGTCACAGAAACCTTGTCATCGCTATTCAAATAACCATTCTTATGAGCAACCCTGCGCATTCTCTGCACGGCATCCATCACGTCGGCCTTTTGCATTTCAACAGCTTCGCCGAGCTGATGAGACCAAGTTGCATATTTCGCTAATTTGCGCAGTACATCCGGGAACGGAATGAGTGCAATCACCGATTCGTCGTAATCGAGTTCAGCTCGTTCAATTGCAGCTGCCAAATCATCACCTTTCAAATGGCGATTTGCAGTTGCAAATGCAGATGCGCTTGGGAGGTCTTCGCCATGCGTTGTAGCATCAAGAACATGCACCAACAACGGGTCAGGATAAAGCGCAATCGTCGAAACGAGTGTATCCAATTCCGCAGGCGTATAGCGGTTCTGGGCATTCGCCATTCCTGCCAAAAGAAACACTAGCGGCAGAACATATTTTAGCGTTTTCTTAAACATAGGAACCTCCTTATCCTTAAATTACATCTTATTAGATGCAGCCGACCAGCCCTTGGTTTCAAGATATTCAAAAAAATTATTTTCGATTAGCCCAAATCAAGTAATCCTTGAGAGCCTCAATTTGCTTTTGTTCCAAAAGAAGCGCGATATTTGGATTATCAAGAAGAATGATTTCATAAAAGATAAAATCGCCCAATTTATCCGCATCCAAAACCTTGTCGAGCCTGCTCAAGACTTCAACGGAACCCTTATGAGAATCCATAAACGGAAGAAGTCCCATCAAACATTCTCTATACTTCTTTTCCCATGAGCCTGCCATTTTCTTATACTCAGGTTCATACTTCCAAGCTGCCTGAACAAACGCATAATACGACCAAATCGAATCGGCAACAATATTCACGTTACCCGTTGCTGAATCTCGGGACATTTTCACTTGCGGATTGAATGTCCAATTTTTCATACTAAGTCCGTTGTCATCAAAAATCTGCTTGCGCACGGCTTCTAGTCGCGGGTTGTTGCGGTTCAA
It encodes the following:
- the cysE gene encoding serine O-acetyltransferase, encoding MTPEEMEQLLRKEAQELVKTEPLSKLMLEEQVLNRKDFADMLCVTLACQLAGEVIDRAELEKIFCSMYEKYPNLLVSATKDLRATVLRDPACTSYLEPLLLFKGFQGLQAYRVAHVLWEEHRHFPAKMLQNIISRKFGMDIHPAAKIGHGLLVDHATNIVIGETATVGNNVSFLHGVTLGGTGNEIGDRHPKIGNGVMLGAHAQLLGNIHIGDGAKIGAGAVVLCDVPAHTTYAGVPAVQVGHPHDDMPSFNMQQDFTRDV
- the nth gene encoding endonuclease III; translation: MNKTAKIKFIGEKLDELFPDPPIPLNYTNPFTMLVAVVLSAQCTDIRVNQVTEVLFKLADTPQKMLKLGVDRIAEIIKPCGFFNTKSVNIYKLSQALVKKFKGEVPHTFEELESLPGVGHKTASVIMIHIFKIPAFPVDTHIHRLAERWGLSDGSSVEKTEADLKKAFPKEEWEKRHLQIIYFGRTYCKARGHKDEECPICSVVNKHG
- a CDS encoding DUF3300 domain-containing protein is translated as MFKKTLKYVLPLVFLLAGMANAQNRYTPAELDTLVSTIALYPDPLLVHVLDATTHGEDLPSASAFATANRHLKGDDLAAAIERAELDYDESVIALIPFPDVLRKLAKYATWSHQLGEAVEMQKADVMDAVQRMRRVAHKNGYLNSDDKVSVTVNENVSIQPVREEYVYVPEYDPRVVYYVVSDGNIRIRYVNGVWTGAGLVYWGWDPFYYDWVHRRPHYRHPHRYAPPPRHRRFHESVRPPRHDRLRDRPAPRHFDNPPPPNYKRPAAPPPPRSNSFRDGKGLNKSAAPEPRTTSAPPPPPSNYKRPVPPPPPQASSSDDNRDSRRAERRPGPHNPPPPPSRRR